The Thermococcus sp. DNA window TCACTCCAAATAAAAATCAGTCCCTGCCCTTCGGCAGGTGGGGGATTATCCAGCTTATAAAACTGTCCATGCTCCTCGTCTGTATGTAGAGAGTTCCCGTGCCGTGGAATTCCGCCACCAATCCTTCCCCGCTGAAGAGCGTGCTCTTAAGTCCTCCAACACGCCTTACCTTGAAGTCCAGTCCCTCAGTGAAGGCCACCATGTGTCCGGTATCTATAACAAAATGCTCGTTGTGGAGTTCCTTCCTGTATATCGCCCCGAAGCTTGAGAGAAATACCATACCCTTCCCACTCATCTTGAGGAGGAAAAGGCCTTCCCTTCCGAAGAAAGTCTTTGCCCCTCCCCACTTGGTATCTATGCGTATCCCCTCACTGCTGGCCAGAAAAGCCCCGCTCTGGGCATAGAGGGTTCCGTCGATTTCTAGCCCCTCTATATCTCCGGGATAGGACGGTGCGAGCCCCAGAGTCCCAGGCCCGCGGAACGTGTTGATGAAAAAGCTCTCTCCCCCGAGCATTGAACGCTTTAAAGCGCCAAAAACGCCTCCCTTGGCTTTTGTCTCCATCTTTATGGTGGGGCTCATGTGCACCATGGCTCCGGCCTCCGCCTGAATGGCCTCCCCCTGGGAGAGCTCCACCTCAAGCAGAGAAAAGCTCGGCCTGTGGTTTATCGTGTATCTCAAAAACATCACCTCACAGAG harbors:
- a CDS encoding TIGR00266 family protein — translated: MRYTINHRPSFSLLEVELSQGEAIQAEAGAMVHMSPTIKMETKAKGGVFGALKRSMLGGESFFINTFRGPGTLGLAPSYPGDIEGLEIDGTLYAQSGAFLASSEGIRIDTKWGGAKTFFGREGLFLLKMSGKGMVFLSSFGAIYRKELHNEHFVIDTGHMVAFTEGLDFKVRRVGGLKSTLFSGEGLVAEFHGTGTLYIQTRSMDSFISWIIPHLPKGRD